The following proteins are encoded in a genomic region of Parabacteroides pacaensis:
- a CDS encoding RagB/SusD family nutrient uptake outer membrane protein produces the protein MLMKTSNKMNKINLLKYISLSLLSFILSSCSDFLDNAPDDQLDLEMVFNDKTRTEDWLANIYTGIPDPYFGIIKTVGYEIMADDITPSQRWVQWWGNGPLNFRIGQWFTDSPWSADFWAGLPKKIRSAYILIHNAHPNPTQNVTEKDIETMKDECRFLIAYYYWVMTEAYGSVPYFDDMVDVNAPQDQLMRGQRSFDETVDWIDQQMVDLSKRLPEKWDDKFFGRATSIMCLAVRARMLLFAASPLVNGNEWYKEFLNNDGKERFNTTYDATKWTRAAKACKELIDAAHAAGHGLYYEYNADGSIDPFLSCANALLKKTSEGNKEILFARPDCNYGEWEGHSTPRGCGGNGGLGVTQSLVDAFFMENGLSPILGYKEDGQPIINEASGYTEKGFSTEPEIRNTGWDICRNAPDAKPGQITMEGTYNMYCHREPRFYLTVVYNRQWYWTENRTTRFLRDEWDGGPTHDAPQNGYLLRKKVSLEQNNRDGIHPYRPGILYRLGEAYLNYAEALNEAEPGNPDILKYLNLIRERAGIPQYGSGKGMIPAPSGQKEMRELIRRERRVELCGEGIRYHDIRRWKLGEEFLNGNEYGMNFSGTELSDDPNNPQAFYVRTPVLKRVYSKKCYWFPIFQTEVDKDPTLIQAPFWNQ, from the coding sequence ATGTTAATGAAAACAAGTAATAAAATGAACAAAATAAATTTATTAAAGTATATAAGCTTATCTCTTTTAAGTTTTATCCTGAGTAGTTGTTCTGATTTCTTGGATAATGCACCGGATGATCAACTAGACTTAGAAATGGTATTCAATGACAAGACCCGTACGGAAGATTGGTTAGCGAATATTTACACAGGTATTCCTGATCCTTATTTCGGAATTATAAAAACAGTTGGTTATGAAATCATGGCAGATGATATAACACCATCGCAACGTTGGGTACAATGGTGGGGGAATGGGCCATTAAATTTTCGTATAGGTCAATGGTTTACCGATTCTCCATGGAGCGCAGACTTTTGGGCTGGCTTGCCTAAAAAAATTCGCTCAGCTTACATCTTGATTCATAATGCCCACCCTAATCCTACCCAAAATGTAACAGAAAAAGACATTGAAACAATGAAAGATGAATGTCGCTTTTTAATTGCATATTATTATTGGGTAATGACGGAAGCTTATGGATCTGTACCTTATTTCGATGATATGGTGGACGTAAACGCTCCACAAGATCAGCTGATGAGAGGGCAACGTTCTTTTGATGAGACTGTAGATTGGATAGACCAACAAATGGTGGATTTGTCGAAACGGTTACCCGAGAAATGGGATGACAAATTCTTTGGCCGTGCAACTTCTATTATGTGTTTAGCAGTTCGTGCACGTATGTTGCTTTTTGCAGCCAGTCCTTTAGTAAACGGAAATGAATGGTATAAAGAATTTCTAAATAATGATGGGAAAGAGCGTTTCAATACAACGTATGATGCTACCAAGTGGACACGAGCAGCGAAAGCATGTAAAGAATTAATCGATGCAGCTCATGCTGCCGGACATGGATTATATTACGAATATAATGCAGATGGGAGTATCGACCCGTTCTTGTCATGTGCCAATGCTCTATTAAAAAAGACTTCGGAAGGAAATAAGGAAATTTTGTTTGCTCGTCCTGACTGTAATTATGGTGAATGGGAAGGCCATTCTACGCCACGCGGATGTGGTGGTAACGGAGGTTTGGGTGTTACTCAAAGTTTAGTTGATGCTTTCTTTATGGAAAATGGTTTATCTCCTATTTTAGGATATAAAGAAGACGGGCAACCTATCATCAACGAAGCTTCCGGATATACTGAAAAAGGATTTTCTACTGAACCCGAAATCCGCAATACAGGTTGGGATATCTGTCGGAATGCTCCGGATGCTAAACCCGGTCAAATCACAATGGAGGGCACTTATAATATGTATTGTCATCGTGAACCTCGTTTCTATTTAACGGTAGTATACAATCGGCAATGGTATTGGACGGAAAATCGCACTACTCGTTTCTTAAGAGATGAATGGGATGGCGGCCCTACACATGATGCTCCTCAAAATGGTTATTTATTAAGGAAAAAAGTTTCATTAGAGCAAAATAACCGGGACGGAATCCATCCGTATCGTCCAGGTATCCTTTATCGCTTAGGAGAAGCCTATCTGAATTATGCAGAAGCTTTAAATGAAGCGGAACCGGGTAATCCCGACATTTTAAAATATTTGAATCTGATCCGCGAACGCGCAGGTATTCCTCAATATGGAAGTGGAAAAGGTATGATTCCTGCACCTTCCGGACAAAAAGAAATGCGTGAATTAATCCGTAGAGAACGTCGCGTAGAATTATGTGGTGAAGGAATTCGTTACCATGATATCCGACGCTGGAAATTAGGAGAAGAATTCTTAAACGGAAATGAATACGGGATGAACTTTAGCGGAACAGAATTGAGTGATGATCCCAATAATCCACAAGCATTTTATGTACGTACTCCTGTTTTAAAACGGGTTTATTCTAAAAAATGCTATTGGTTCCCTATTTTCCAAACGGAAGTAGATAAAGATCCAACGTTAATACAGGCTCCATTCTGGAATCAATAA
- a CDS encoding TonB-dependent receptor: MSFLSILPVSAELSYAQSTRLSLELSEVTIKDVFRSIERKSEYVFFYSDDLSSELSRNVSVNVNSKTLEEILSEILKHTNLTYRLNDRQVIITSKEEILQAQKGIVINGTVLDQQNIPLPGVNITIKGTTTGTTTDADGKYFLTVPNKSSVLVFKYVGFETTEIKVGGQININVNLKEIATDLNEVVVVGYGSQKKASVIGSIVTIEPELLQQSPTRAISNNLAGQLAGVIAVQRSGEPGADGSSFWIRGISSFQNAGRSPLILVDGIERTLDDMDPAEIESFSVLKDASASAVYGVRGANGVILVNTKRGKMGKPSVNLHYEQGFTQPVKLPKYVGSADYLELLNELKSDGGGIPDYSVDMIDNYRNATDPDLYPDVNWLDAVTKDHASNQRVNLSINGGSEILRYALVGSYYGEQGIFTRDKSQTWNSSTRLNKYNLRSNVDINVTKTTIVRISVGGYLQETNGMAVSSDDLFNAAFETPPFVHPAVYSSGEFPRVKNRSNPWVMATQHGFTTTSSSKIESLFSLEQDLKFLLPGLKVKGVFSFDRWAKSGIKRSKSPDYYNPATRRNEDGTLDLSIADYGQMFLGTEKQTEWGNKATYLEGNLNYSQNFGKHHVEGMFLYNQRDYQNGDVVPYRRMGIAGRASYTFDSKYIAEFNFGYNGSENFAKGQRFGFFPSVAIGYLLSEEKFMEKYKDTFSKIKIRGSWGSVGNDQLNGRRFAYITTIDEGGNYKWGVNNDYNRSGRFEGDFGIPNLTWETVEKLNLGVELGLWNALELQVDWFQEHRRDIFMQRNTIPTAAGFIKTPWANFGKVDNKGVDVSLTFNKQVNKNLYVGFRSTFTYAANKIIEQDEAPGVLGTNRSKTGLPVGQQFGLIAERLFTEDDFENVEEGTLKEGIPNQTFSSKLRPGDIKYKDVDKDGVITTMDSSPVGGPYDPQIVYGFGGNASYKNVDINLFFQGNGRTWRFIGGNNFLPGSTMGTMGNILANYNDRWTPENPTQNAFYPRLSYGVNENNSQNSTWWLRNMSMLRMKDIEVGYRFPKDWIRHIGLSSLRLYLKGSNLLTFSKFDLWDPEVDTPNGAKYPIMKSISFGLDVNF; the protein is encoded by the coding sequence ATGTCGTTTTTAAGCATATTGCCTGTTTCGGCAGAATTGTCGTATGCTCAATCAACCCGTTTGTCTTTGGAACTTTCCGAAGTAACGATTAAAGATGTTTTCCGTTCTATTGAAAGAAAAAGTGAATATGTATTTTTCTATTCGGATGACCTTAGCTCTGAATTGAGCCGGAATGTTAGTGTAAATGTAAATTCGAAAACCCTGGAAGAAATTTTGTCGGAAATACTGAAACACACAAATCTTACTTATCGCTTAAATGATAGACAAGTAATTATAACTAGTAAAGAGGAAATTTTACAAGCTCAGAAAGGAATTGTTATTAACGGTACTGTTTTAGACCAGCAAAATATTCCTCTACCAGGAGTAAATATAACAATAAAAGGAACTACTACCGGAACAACAACCGACGCGGATGGAAAGTACTTCTTAACCGTTCCGAATAAAAGTTCTGTTTTAGTATTCAAATATGTTGGGTTCGAGACTACGGAAATTAAAGTAGGAGGCCAGATAAATATTAACGTCAATCTGAAAGAAATAGCTACGGATTTGAACGAAGTAGTTGTAGTAGGGTACGGCTCTCAGAAAAAAGCTTCAGTGATCGGCTCTATTGTTACAATTGAACCGGAACTATTGCAACAAAGTCCCACCCGTGCAATAAGTAATAACTTAGCCGGACAATTGGCTGGTGTAATTGCTGTTCAACGTTCCGGAGAACCCGGTGCCGACGGATCTAGTTTCTGGATTCGCGGTATTTCCTCTTTCCAAAATGCAGGGCGCTCTCCTTTAATTTTAGTAGATGGTATCGAACGTACATTGGATGATATGGATCCTGCCGAAATTGAATCTTTCTCTGTATTAAAAGATGCTTCTGCCAGTGCTGTATATGGTGTACGCGGTGCAAATGGTGTCATATTGGTAAACACAAAACGAGGAAAGATGGGTAAACCGTCTGTAAACTTGCATTACGAACAAGGATTTACCCAACCAGTAAAACTACCTAAATATGTCGGTTCGGCAGATTATCTCGAATTATTGAATGAATTAAAGTCAGATGGCGGAGGAATACCTGATTATTCAGTAGATATGATCGATAACTATCGAAACGCAACAGATCCTGATTTATACCCGGATGTAAATTGGCTGGATGCTGTCACAAAAGATCATGCTTCTAATCAACGGGTAAATTTATCTATCAATGGGGGTAGTGAAATTTTACGTTATGCATTAGTAGGTTCCTATTACGGAGAACAAGGAATTTTTACAAGAGATAAGTCACAAACCTGGAATTCTTCCACACGTTTGAATAAGTACAATCTTCGGTCGAATGTGGATATCAATGTAACTAAAACAACTATTGTTCGTATTAGTGTGGGTGGATATTTGCAAGAAACTAATGGTATGGCAGTAAGTTCGGATGACCTTTTTAACGCAGCTTTTGAAACACCACCCTTTGTTCATCCTGCTGTTTATTCAAGCGGTGAATTTCCACGGGTAAAGAACCGTTCGAATCCATGGGTTATGGCAACGCAACATGGTTTTACGACTACCTCGTCCAGTAAAATAGAATCTTTATTTTCGCTGGAACAAGATCTTAAGTTCCTTCTTCCGGGATTAAAGGTAAAAGGAGTTTTCTCTTTTGACCGATGGGCAAAATCCGGAATTAAACGTTCAAAAAGTCCTGATTATTATAATCCGGCTACTCGTAGAAATGAAGATGGAACATTAGATTTATCCATTGCAGACTATGGACAAATGTTCTTAGGTACCGAAAAACAAACGGAATGGGGAAATAAAGCTACTTATTTGGAAGGAAATCTTAACTATTCTCAAAACTTCGGTAAACACCATGTGGAGGGAATGTTTTTGTATAACCAACGCGATTACCAAAATGGAGATGTAGTTCCTTACCGCCGGATGGGAATAGCAGGACGCGCTTCTTATACTTTTGACAGCAAGTATATTGCAGAATTTAATTTCGGTTATAATGGTTCCGAAAATTTTGCCAAAGGCCAGCGTTTCGGATTTTTCCCTTCTGTAGCGATAGGATACCTTCTTTCTGAAGAAAAATTTATGGAAAAATACAAAGATACTTTTTCTAAAATCAAGATCAGAGGTTCCTGGGGTTCTGTAGGTAACGACCAACTAAACGGACGCCGTTTTGCCTATATTACAACAATTGATGAAGGCGGAAATTATAAATGGGGTGTAAATAATGATTATAATCGTTCAGGACGTTTTGAAGGTGATTTCGGGATTCCTAATTTGACTTGGGAAACAGTAGAGAAGCTGAATCTGGGTGTAGAATTAGGGTTATGGAATGCTTTGGAATTGCAAGTCGACTGGTTCCAAGAACATCGCCGGGATATTTTTATGCAACGTAACACGATTCCTACGGCTGCCGGTTTTATAAAGACACCTTGGGCTAACTTCGGTAAAGTAGATAATAAGGGCGTGGACGTTTCGCTGACTTTCAATAAACAAGTAAATAAAAACTTATATGTAGGCTTCCGTAGTACGTTTACTTATGCAGCGAATAAAATCATTGAACAAGACGAAGCTCCGGGAGTATTGGGTACAAATCGTTCCAAAACAGGCTTACCGGTCGGTCAACAATTTGGTTTAATTGCAGAACGTCTCTTTACAGAAGACGATTTTGAAAACGTAGAAGAAGGAACTTTAAAAGAAGGTATTCCAAACCAAACGTTTTCAAGTAAGCTACGTCCGGGAGATATAAAGTATAAAGATGTTGACAAGGATGGTGTCATTACAACCATGGATAGTTCACCGGTGGGTGGTCCTTATGATCCTCAGATTGTGTATGGATTTGGAGGAAATGCTTCTTATAAAAATGTGGATATTAATCTATTCTTCCAAGGTAACGGACGTACTTGGCGTTTCATCGGTGGCAATAACTTCTTGCCAGGTAGCACGATGGGGACCATGGGAAATATACTTGCCAATTATAACGACCGTTGGACACCTGAAAATCCTACTCAGAATGCCTTCTATCCACGGTTATCATATGGTGTGAATGAAAACAATTCCCAGAACTCTACGTGGTGGTTGCGGAATATGAGTATGCTGCGTATGAAAGATATAGAAGTAGGTTACAGGTTCCCTAAAGATTGGATCAGACATATCGGACTTTCTTCTTTACGTTTATATTTGAAAGGATCTAATTTACTGACATTCTCAAAATTTGACTTGTGGGATCCGGAAGTAGACACGCCTAATGGAGCAAAATATCCCATTATGAAATCTATTTCTTTCGGATTAGATGTTAATTTCTAA